Sequence from the Carassius gibelio isolate Cgi1373 ecotype wild population from Czech Republic chromosome A7, carGib1.2-hapl.c, whole genome shotgun sequence genome:
TTCTGCACAGCCTGGATGACAGACTTGTAGATGCGGAAAGAGATGGTGACACAGAGAAGGGCCAGTAGCAGGTAGGAGACCACGCTGATCACGCTAAACGCTGCCagagaaagcagcagcagcagcgacaCTCCAAACACCACACCTGACTTCTTAGGGTCCCGCCAGTGCACCAGGTCAGTCACTGCATGACAGAGAGACTATGTGAAAACcatgtgtgtggtgtgttttaATGAACTTTACAGGATATAGCGACAAAATGAATGAAATCAATTGTTAAACTGGTGCAAAACACTTTAAAACTTGAGTGTGCAGCTGTAAAAGGTAGTAACACATTATCTTAATGGGTTCTCTTTTTGTACCTGAACTGTGCAATCATTAGTTCGGTCATAAATAATACTGAGCTCATATTTTCCATACAGCTGCAGTTACGTAATGCAGTTTTCGAGCGTTTGGTGAAAGGAACCTTTTAAAGAAGCCTTACATAAAAGGCACTCTCCACATGGAGCGATTCCTTGAAGGGGTTCATTTCTCAGGAAATCACGGACACATAAACGGTCTATGGTGGAAGATGGTGGTATTAAAGACATCAGAATTCATAAAGAGGGTGCACAATTTTGTACCCTAAAAGAACAGGAAATTACACCAATATATATTTTCCTGGCATAGGCTCAGTGTTTTCAAAACACTGCCTTCCAAGAGGAGGAATTCCTACTTGGGCATGTGTGGGGAAGGGTCCTGTAACACAAGACCTTACACGTGCAAGCGCTCGCTGGTTGAAAACACAGCTACGTCTTCCACTGTTACTATGTTTGGTCTGTCAGCTTTAGTACATCACCTCAAGCACATATGACATTCACACTCCAGGAaactgtaaatgcattcatgcattcACTTCAAACAAAACATGGTTGGATACAGCTTTTCCCCTTCGGGTTTTCAGATAACGTTTATATTCTGAAATGCACTGACCACTAAATATCTGTTCAATAGGGCATATAAAGCTACAtttttgtatgattttatttACTGAAGACAGCCAAAGTCAAGGTCACTAAGGTGGGAcaggccaaaataaataaatgcattaattaattaggGATAGGGAGATATGTGGACCAAACTCTACTTTTCATGCTAGGTTAAAATTCCGTTAAATAACAGGTAATAGATTACAGTTTAAAAAATTTGGGGTTGTTAGTATTTTTagaattctttcaaaaataaggtttttgaaagaagtctcacaaaggctgcatttatttaatgaataactCTGATGAGCTCAGGTCAGTTGAAGGCAATATTTTGAGAGAGAAAAATTGAAAAGCgaggaaaaaaatattgtttacaacAACAGTCAATGTGACATGATTACAGCATAATGGTGAGTGGTAAATGATTCAGAGCCTGAGAGAACACCATTGTTTTTGTCCACTCTCACAGCTCGGGGGCTAAAATGCTCAGTGCATGTGAGGGGTTTCCTTCTTGCTCACTGCAGGGGTCTCAGTccctcccagcatgctttgcaagTGCCCACAGGGAGGCAGCCTCGGCTGAGAACAGTTATTCGTTATCATTTCCTCCCTCCCTCGTTGGCATTAGTGGACCCAGATACAACAGCATGTCCCAGTGGCTGCTGAGCCGCAGTGGCCTCTTTTAGGTCTTGCACAGCTCGACTCTTAAAGGTACATAACACCATCTAATGCAACTGTGCGAAACCATGGAAGAGTTCACGTGTGTATGAATCATTTACAACTGAGTCATGCATGAAATCACCCATCCCCCCCAAGTACAAAAATTTCAGCTAAAAATTCCAGTTTTTCCTCGTCACAGTGAGTGCTCATCTGTACGTTCAGAAACGAATGGTGTGAGCCAATTTCATGCAATGAAAATCTAATGAGGTCAGTTATTTAAAGGCTACTGGCCACATTTATACACTTGAAGTCTCAAGTGAAATTAAACTGCTACATTTTACATGGCAGACCATTTGGAAAAATTCTAATGCCTATCGTGAATATTTATTTGTAGTTTcaaatgcatataaatacataattgaGTACAGTTATTAGCCAAACCTATGCAACAGTAATTCACACAACCACACACTATTATCTACAGCTCAGACAAACCCAAGAGGAAACCGCCACACCCATTATAACAAACTTTCACACCCCTGGAAAGGTCTCAGCTGTATTTATGAATACCAAGTTGAAAAAAATCTCATCCAAAAAAACTCAAGTGAGACAAAGAATATACTCTAGATACATTAAATAACCcacttaatttattataaatacatatgGCAACgagcaaaataaatgaataactgtCTATAtgaattggtaacactttacagttaggttaaattcattaacattagttacatttacagcatttttttttttttatttgttcacccacaccccctccccccccacacacacagacacataagatacatgaattaacatcaaaataatatatttatagcaatataGTATATTCATTAATTACCATTAACCTGTAttaataaattttatattaaaaaaaaaactaacaaacaaaagaaCTATTGTATATGATACcttatgcattaactaatgttaacaaattaatacACATTGTAAAGTGTTAAGAAAATGTTAGTGTTCGTTGTCTTTTTAGTAAATACCTAAGTAtctattactttttaattacaaaattgggGCTGCACAATTATACAATTATCGGTGAATAATTTATTCTGAAAAGCAAATTTATTCTCCATTAACTTCAAACATCAGcgttaaaaataattaagaaaaacattCTCAGCTTGTTTTGGATATGTAGcctacaataaatacaataataataaaaaacaggttCTACAAACATaagtattataatacattatattcttATTACTTTAGAAATTAATCATGTTGTTAATCATGTAGCATTTACAAAACTGATTCTACATTACCAAGAAAGCGTCTGATAAGagcataaatgtaaacatcatAACAGAATCCTTCATGGTAACTGAAGGCATGCAGGAAATGTACGTGCTTTAGATAAGGCATTGGACCTTTCCTTCGACATTGTGAAACAACAGAGTTCTACTGGGCCATGTGTGATAAATTTGCATTTCATGTCAGCAAAACCCAACTGGGGAATATATATGcttaaattcatattttgacaGTCTATTTGAATGCAGTTTTAATTACAGCTTTATCTTTTAGGTAAAACTGAAActttttaaatttagttaatttaattaactGCTTTTGTAATACCATTGTCCTTATGGTAAAGGCCAAGCATTTCTCCTTTAAAGTGGAAATTATTGCACAAATCCGATTATTCTGCATTACTTTCTCGTGTTGTACCACATGAGTATTCAAATGACAATAGCCTACTAACTGCAAAATGGAAGAAAATGCTACTCCTGTTGAATGACACATTCACCCCGACTTCATTCCTGACAGCCTTCCCGAAAAAGATTGCATAAAAAGATGAAACCTGAGACAAGACATAAACTGTGTGACCCGACCTAAAGTGTTGTGCATGAAGCCACTCTGCAAAATTTTTTATACTTAGCACTTTTAATATTATACCATCATGTTTTTAAGTTCACGAGacatgtctgaaaataaatacaagtcagtacatttaacaatatgactGGTCTTagctaataatattttataacacaATTAAAGATTGCTTCACAACAAACAAAGCATATATAATCTCCATAAGGCTAttaaattagttaattagttactttttggcATCTTTTCAGAAGCATTCTTATAGGTTAGAGTTGAGTAAATTAAAGTAGAATTATAAAGTAAAAGAGGTAAGTAAGGTCTAGTGTTTGGGGGATGCGTGCAGGGTTAGCTTGCCCAGAAGAAAGACATGTTACCTGTAAGGTGGGTTAGTATTGCTGTCAAGACATGCTCTGCAAGGTGGTAGGCCTCTGCTACCCAAATGTCGATTGCCTCTACCTCTTTGGGAAGTAAGGCATCAGGCTGATACTCGTTTTGAGGAGTGTGAGAAGATGAGGTGACGGAGACCTCAGCACTTGGTGTAGGATTTGGAGCTTTATCAGGCTTTAGGACAGTCTTCATAGTGGAAATATTCTCGTCTTCCTCCTCTTGGCTGCTCCCGAGCTCTTTCAAAGCAGAAATTGTGAGGCGCTCTTGCTCGAAGTCCATAATCATTGCTGGGGAGGATTGAGTGGAAGCAGAAGCATCAGATTTGGGATTCTGGTCTATAGTTTTTCGTCCAGGACTGAGAACTTCAGGTTCCTCGTCCTGCCGTGACTTAAGACACTCCCTCATGAACTCCACGAAACTATCAGTCGCAGCTGTTACTGAACATTCTGCTTCAATCGTCTCTGAATCACTCAGGGTCTCTGGCGAATCCGGTCTATCTAAAAGATCTTCTGTGGTCACCACTCGTGGTTCAGACTTAGTTATCACTGATCCCTCAGTTACCTCATTTGCCATAGGGCCAGGAATATCGTCAATAATTTTGCTAGACTGCTCATTGTAAAAAGAGTGAAATGGTGTAGGTGGGTTCTCTTGAACTGGTGGTTGTTGATCAATTGACTGGACTGGCAATTCCTCCTGTTCCTGCAAGGTTGAATCCTTGATTTCTACTGCTGACTTTTGATCTTCTGAATCAATACTTGGCATTTTGTTCTGAGGGAGAGTAATCTTAATATCGGCAGGAATATCGGATGAAAGGACAGATAGAGAAGGCTCAGGCACAGATTCATAGTCTAGCCTGCATTCGTTGCGTGTCTCGTTGAAATCATCAGTAATTTGTTCTGAGTCAACACTCTGTATTTTGTTTTGAGGGAGAGTAATTTCAATATCATCAGGAATATCAGATGAAAGGTCAGATATGGAAAGTTCAGGCACAGATTCATAGTCTAGCCTGCATTTGTTGAGTGTCTCGTTGAAATCATCAGTAATTTGTTCTGATTCAACACTCGGCATTTTGTTTTGAGGGAGAGTAATCTCAATATCATCAGGAATATCAGATGAAAGGTCAGATATGGAAAGTTCAGGCACAGATTCATAGTCTAGCCTGCATTTGTTGAGTGTCTTGTTGAAATCATCAGTAATATGTCCAAAGGATTcttgaacatttttattatctGGAAGGCAGCTTGTCTTTGGAAGTTCTATTTTCTCACCTTTGCTCTCCTTAAAATAAGACGAATTCAGCTGGTCTTTTAAAGCAAGCTCTTCACTGGCATAATGATCCAGGTAAGTCTCTACATCACTGGGCTCATTTGAGGGGGAACTGATGTCAGGGGGAAGGTCAGAAAGTATTTCTGCTGTCTTGTCTTTTTCCAGGGATGACTCTTTAAGGGGTTCAAAGGACACCAAATTCTGAGATATAAGCTCTTGAGAGTCCTCTAAATTTAAGCCTCCAGAGTCTGGAGAGGACTGGAGAAAAATGCCACTTTCATAATCATCTTCAATCACCTTGTGCTCAGGAGATTGCTCTGAATCAGAGCTGGTTTGATTTGTCTGAGAGGAAATGCCATGGTCAGGTTTATGCTCACCGTGTAGAGTTTCCACAGATACTTTTTCTTGAACCTCTGAGTCATGTAGGTCGGATGACCTTTTGCCTTCACCTTGCAATATCTGACACTCTTCATTCTCCTCCTCCACCTCTCCTTCCACCTCAAATGGTTCTTCATCATCACTTAAAACTTGCTCCTCGGTTTCAATAACGTTAATAATAGGTACCTGTATTGGCTGTTTTTCATTGTTTGGAATGGTCTCCTCTTCCTTGTGGGTTTCGGTGTCAAGGCCATTATTTCCCACTGTTGGGATGCTCATGGTTTCTTCAATCACTGTATCATCTGACTCCCCAGAACTGTCTATCTCCTGGATTTCAGCAGGCTCCAAGTTTCCCTTCGAAATATTGGAATGTTCTGCAGAACTAGGCTCTATCTGTTGGGATACTGGGGGTGATGGTGACTCAAAATCTGCAGGAGCAGCAGGAGAGGAAGGAAGCTCTTGACTGTCAGGGAATATCTGATAGCCTTGAGTGCCCATATCGGCTTTCTCTTTTTTGTCCCACATATAGGCTGTTGGTAAAAAGTTCTGGTCAAATTCAGAATCGTCCTCAACACTCTCTTGTTTTGACTGCTTGTTGTCATCATCCTTCGACTGATTGATGTCATCTGCCTCTTTGATAGGACTGTCCATAAACTGATCAGGAACTCCTGCAAAAGTTTCTGGAACTTCTGTTGTATCAACACGGTTTGGTATCATCACTTTGGATGGGCTCTCTTGCAGCAAAGGAAAATAATTTCCCTCATCAAGATCAGGATCTTTAATGTTGAAATTTGGTGCTGGCGGTAAGTGAGCTCTCATCCAGTCAGCGGTGTCCTCAAAGTCACTTCCATGCTTTTCCTCTCCAAGCACTTCAAAGGGTGATTCTGGAGATTCCTTCTCATTTGACATGGTCCTTTTTTGAAAGGGTGATTCTGGAGATTCCTTCTCATTTGACATGGTCGTATTCTCAAAGGGTGATTCTGGAGATTCCTTCTCATTTGACATGGTCGTATTCTCAAAGGGTGATTCTGGAGATTTCTGCTCATTTGACATGGTCGTATTCTCAAAGGGTGATTCTGGAGATTTCTGCTCATTTGACATGGTCTTTTTCTCAAAGGGTGATTCTGGAGATTTCTGCTCATTTGAAATGGTCTTTTTCTCAAAGGGTGATTCTGGAGATTTCTGCTCATTTGACATGGTCTTTTTCTCAAAGGGTGATTCTGGAGATTTCTGCTCATTTGACATGGTCGTTTTCTCAAAGGGTGATCCTGGAGATTTCTGCTCATTTGACATGGTCGTTTTCTCAAAGGGTGATCCTGGAGATTTCTGCTCATTTGACATGGTCGTTTTCTCAAAGGGTGATCCTGGAGATTTCTGCTCATTTGACATGGTCGTTTTCTCAAAGGGTGATCCTGGAGATTTCTGCTCATTTGACATGGTCTTTTTCTCAAAGGGTGATCCTGGAGATTTCTGCTCATTTGACATGGTCGTTTTCTCAAAGGGTGATCCTGGAGATTTCTGCTCATTTGACATGGTCGTTTTCTCAAAGGGTGATTCTGGAGATTTCTGCTCATTTGACATGGTCTTTTTCTCAAAGGGTGATTCTGGAGATTCCTGCTTATTTGCCATGGTCCTTTTCTGAAAGGGTGATTCTGAAGATTCCCGCTCACTTGACATTTTCCTTTTCTGAAAGGGTAATTCTGAAGATTCCTGCTCATTTGATATTGTCCTTTTCTGGAAGGACAAGCGGGAGGAAATTCCATGTGTTTCAGTAGGGGACTTCTCGTAGTGACGCTCTTTAAAATGTGGAAACCCCCCATCATTTCTATCAAAATCATTCTGCTTTGCAGCTAAAGCTTCTAGTGCTTTGATTCTCTCAGACACTGGGGATGTCTTTATAGGGGAGTCCTGCTTTTGAAAGCCAAAAGATGACTCAAAAAGCTCCCGTTTCTCTTTGATGGTATGATCTATGTTGTCACCAGGTGAAGAGTCAATTCCATAAGCAACTGATGAAAAGGAACTTGACTGAGAAGAAAAGCGAAGAGATGTGGCCAAATTCTCTGAAGGTTTGTCAGAGCCCAGTACCACTCTTTTGTCTGCATCCATCATGCAGCAAGAAAGAGGAGG
This genomic interval carries:
- the LOC128017286 gene encoding reticulon-3 isoform X1; translation: MADPMNQSSQISSSQGLNDGHSASSKDSKFSDSFFSSPVSLIQSPQDKRVVLGSDKPSENLATSLRFSSQSSSFSSVAYGIDSSPGDNIDHTIKEKRELFESSFGFQKQDSPIKTSPVSERIKALEALAAKQNDFDRNDGGFPHFKERHYEKSPTETHGISSRLSFQKRTISNEQESSELPFQKRKMSSERESSESPFQKRTMANKQESPESPFEKKTMSNEQKSPESPFEKTTMSNEQKSPGSPFEKTTMSNEQKSPGSPFEKKTMSNEQKSPGSPFEKTTMSNEQKSPGSPFEKTTMSNEQKSPGSPFEKTTMSNEQKSPGSPFEKTTMSNEQKSPESPFEKKTMSNEQKSPESPFEKKTISNEQKSPESPFEKKTMSNEQKSPESPFENTTMSNEQKSPESPFENTTMSNEKESPESPFENTTMSNEKESPESPFQKRTMSNEKESPESPFEVLGEEKHGSDFEDTADWMRAHLPPAPNFNIKDPDLDEGNYFPLLQESPSKVMIPNRVDTTEVPETFAGVPDQFMDSPIKEADDINQSKDDDNKQSKQESVEDDSEFDQNFLPTAYMWDKKEKADMGTQGYQIFPDSQELPSSPAAPADFESPSPPVSQQIEPSSAEHSNISKGNLEPAEIQEIDSSGESDDTVIEETMSIPTVGNNGLDTETHKEEETIPNNEKQPIQVPIINVIETEEQVLSDDEEPFEVEGEVEEENEECQILQGEGKRSSDLHDSEVQEKVSVETLHGEHKPDHGISSQTNQTSSDSEQSPEHKVIEDDYESGIFLQSSPDSGGLNLEDSQELISQNLVSFEPLKESSLEKDKTAEILSDLPPDISSPSNEPSDVETYLDHYASEELALKDQLNSSYFKESKGEKIELPKTSCLPDNKNVQESFGHITDDFNKTLNKCRLDYESVPELSISDLSSDIPDDIEITLPQNKMPSVESEQITDDFNETLNKCRLDYESVPELSISDLSSDIPDDIEITLPQNKIQSVDSEQITDDFNETRNECRLDYESVPEPSLSVLSSDIPADIKITLPQNKMPSIDSEDQKSAVEIKDSTLQEQEELPVQSIDQQPPVQENPPTPFHSFYNEQSSKIIDDIPGPMANEVTEGSVITKSEPRVVTTEDLLDRPDSPETLSDSETIEAECSVTAATDSFVEFMRECLKSRQDEEPEVLSPGRKTIDQNPKSDASASTQSSPAMIMDFEQERLTISALKELGSSQEEEDENISTMKTVLKPDKAPNPTPSAEVSVTSSSHTPQNEYQPDALLPKEVEAIDIWVAEAYHLAEHVLTAILTHLTVTDLVHWRDPKKSGVVFGVSLLLLLSLAAFSVISVVSYLLLALLCVTISFRIYKSVIQAVQKSNEGHPFKALMEKDVTVPPETFRKHVDVCLTHVNRALKQMSRLFLVEDLVDSLKLAVVMWLMTYVGAVFNGITILILADILLFSVPPIYEKNKTQIDHYIDIARTQVNNTIAKLQEKLPGSLKRCKAE